From the genome of Arthrobacter alpinus, one region includes:
- the aztB gene encoding zinc ABC transporter permease AztB, producing MHWLTDPFTADFILRALLGGALVAIICGVVGTWVVIRGMAFLGEAIGHGMLPGVALATIAGLPAVVGGAVSAIVMTALISALQRRGRLSYDTSIGLLFVAMLSLGVIIVSHSRSFATDATAMLFGDILAMTSGDLIGLLCAAIVTIIVASALHRSFVAAAFDTRIAVTLGLRPHLAQLALVGLVTLAVISSFQAVGSLLVVGLLLAPAVAASPWTSRIPTRMVVASACGILAVGLGLLCSWYAGTAAGASVAAAAIALAGFSHGTATLLGVHRRVAATTVQELAPARSPLPVSLPPTGK from the coding sequence ATGCATTGGCTTACTGACCCCTTTACCGCGGACTTCATTCTGCGAGCGCTGCTTGGCGGCGCCCTGGTTGCCATCATTTGTGGTGTGGTGGGGACGTGGGTTGTTATCCGCGGCATGGCATTTCTTGGTGAAGCGATAGGCCACGGGATGCTTCCTGGAGTTGCCCTGGCAACAATTGCCGGGTTACCTGCCGTCGTTGGCGGTGCGGTGAGTGCCATTGTTATGACTGCACTGATCAGCGCACTGCAGCGGCGTGGCCGGTTGTCCTACGACACCAGCATCGGGCTGCTGTTTGTTGCCATGCTGTCCCTCGGTGTCATCATCGTCTCGCACTCGCGATCCTTTGCCACCGACGCCACAGCTATGCTTTTCGGTGACATCCTCGCCATGACAAGCGGGGATCTGATCGGCCTGCTCTGCGCTGCAATCGTCACAATAATTGTTGCGTCGGCCCTGCATCGCAGCTTCGTCGCCGCGGCCTTCGACACCCGCATTGCCGTGACCCTGGGGCTTCGTCCCCACCTAGCGCAGCTGGCTCTGGTGGGCTTGGTGACGCTAGCTGTTATTTCCTCGTTTCAGGCTGTTGGATCGTTGCTGGTGGTCGGGCTACTCCTGGCCCCGGCTGTCGCAGCCAGCCCCTGGACATCCCGCATCCCTACCCGCATGGTGGTGGCCTCCGCGTGCGGCATCCTCGCCGTCGGGCTAGGCCTACTTTGCTCTTGGTACGCGGGCACGGCGGCGGGGGCTTCCGTCGCGGCTGCCGCCATCGCCCTTGCCGGCTTCTCACATGGCACCGCAACCCTGCTTGGGGTTCATCGCAGAGTGGCGGCAACCACCGTCCAGGAATTGGCCCCAGCACGCTCACCCCTCCCCGTTTCCCTGCCACCCACTGGAAAGTAA
- the aztC gene encoding zinc ABC transporter substrate-binding protein AztC translates to MRRLLWLAAAAVAALIMAGCGQPAPSQGPQIVVTTNILGDVTRQVLGGQATVITLMQPGADPHSFDISAQQAAQLGAADLVVSNGLGLEEGLQQNLDRAAAAGAPLLVAGDMIDVVSYSVGDAEGAPDPHFWTDPGAMFTIVDAIEAAAGRIAGIDTGKLAASASAYRAQLAELDSEMTAAFAALPRERRALVTNHHVFGYLAERFDFRVVGAVIPGGTTLAAPSAADLRQLSEAITSAGVPTIFAESSQPDRLVQVLAKEAGVDVQVRELFTESLTGPDGEAPTYIDMMRTNTQRIVQGLAP, encoded by the coding sequence ATGAGGCGTCTGCTGTGGCTGGCCGCTGCCGCGGTGGCGGCGCTGATCATGGCGGGTTGCGGGCAACCTGCCCCCTCGCAGGGTCCGCAAATCGTGGTCACCACGAACATTCTCGGAGATGTAACCCGCCAGGTCCTGGGCGGCCAGGCCACCGTGATCACACTCATGCAGCCCGGGGCCGATCCGCACTCCTTCGATATCTCCGCACAGCAGGCGGCCCAGCTGGGCGCTGCGGACTTGGTGGTGTCGAACGGGCTGGGCTTGGAGGAAGGGCTGCAGCAGAATCTGGACAGGGCGGCCGCCGCGGGCGCTCCCCTGTTGGTGGCCGGTGACATGATCGACGTCGTATCCTACAGTGTGGGGGACGCGGAAGGTGCCCCGGACCCGCACTTTTGGACCGATCCGGGGGCCATGTTCACGATCGTCGACGCCATCGAGGCCGCCGCCGGAAGGATCGCTGGCATCGATACCGGGAAGCTGGCCGCCAGTGCGTCTGCGTACCGTGCCCAACTGGCAGAACTCGACAGCGAGATGACGGCAGCCTTCGCGGCACTCCCCCGGGAGCGCCGTGCCTTAGTCACCAACCACCACGTATTTGGCTATCTTGCGGAGCGGTTCGATTTTCGGGTCGTTGGGGCCGTCATTCCCGGAGGAACCACGCTCGCGGCGCCCAGTGCAGCGGACCTGCGCCAACTCAGTGAAGCGATCACCAGCGCCGGCGTTCCCACTATTTTTGCCGAATCATCCCAACCCGACCGCCTGGTCCAGGTCCTGGCCAAGGAAGCCGGCGTGGACGTACAGGTCCGTGAATTGTTCACGGAGTCACTGACCGGCCCCGACGGCGAGGCACCTACCTATATCGACATGATGCGCACCAACACCCAACGAATTGTCCAGGGGCTCGCCCCTTGA
- a CDS encoding ROK family transcriptional regulator: protein MSTGNLAVDVLRSIAAQPITRSALAREMGLAPSTISTKVNDLMKAGLVEEGGMAPSQGGRPGRLLSISYRTGRIAVIDMGVKHAKLGLADLSRTILCNESFEVDVEQGPIATVELLAAKVRAMLEREGGELLSVGICLPGPIDVIRRVAVAPSRMPGWHNQDVGALLEEALGVPAITDNDANLAALGEYLTRPDAAANSITVLAGTGVGTGIIVGGELYRGSSYASGDITHTKVEAAADRMCSCGNRGCLETIASGAAIVSDLVKIGTQVNDIFEVLNLVRDGDPTANGVVREAGRQLGLALSTVVNFFNPGDIYLTGALSGASVYVAAVRSQLYERCLPLATAGLRVEAAYEGSESGLVGAAELAIIHLLSQPTLNVRFSMPVIE from the coding sequence ATGAGTACTGGTAACCTCGCAGTCGATGTGCTGCGCAGCATTGCTGCGCAACCGATCACGCGTTCCGCTCTGGCCAGGGAGATGGGCCTTGCCCCGTCCACCATTTCAACGAAGGTCAACGACCTGATGAAAGCGGGCCTCGTGGAGGAAGGCGGGATGGCGCCCTCACAGGGGGGGCGGCCTGGCAGACTGCTGTCGATTTCCTACCGAACTGGCCGGATAGCCGTCATCGACATGGGTGTCAAGCATGCCAAGCTGGGCCTGGCTGACCTCTCGCGGACCATCCTGTGCAATGAGTCCTTCGAAGTCGATGTAGAACAGGGCCCTATTGCTACCGTTGAATTATTGGCGGCCAAGGTGCGGGCCATGCTCGAGCGTGAGGGTGGGGAACTGCTTTCGGTGGGCATCTGCCTGCCGGGGCCCATTGATGTGATTCGCCGCGTGGCGGTAGCGCCGTCGCGAATGCCTGGCTGGCACAACCAGGATGTTGGGGCATTGCTCGAGGAGGCTTTGGGTGTCCCGGCAATCACAGATAATGACGCCAATCTCGCAGCCTTAGGTGAGTACCTCACCCGTCCGGATGCCGCCGCCAACTCCATCACCGTTCTGGCCGGCACAGGCGTGGGAACCGGCATCATCGTCGGCGGCGAGCTCTACCGAGGGTCTTCATACGCGTCCGGGGATATCACCCACACCAAAGTGGAAGCAGCGGCGGATCGAATGTGTTCCTGCGGAAACCGCGGCTGCCTTGAAACGATTGCCTCCGGTGCTGCAATTGTCAGTGACTTGGTGAAGATTGGCACGCAGGTCAACGACATTTTCGAAGTTCTGAACCTGGTCCGCGATGGCGACCCCACTGCCAATGGAGTGGTGCGCGAGGCTGGCCGGCAGCTCGGTCTGGCATTGAGCACAGTGGTGAATTTTTTCAACCCGGGAGACATTTACCTTACTGGTGCGCTCTCGGGAGCAAGCGTCTACGTGGCTGCGGTACGGTCCCAACTTTACGAACGGTGCCTGCCGTTGGCGACGGCGGGGTTGCGCGTTGAAGCCGCCTACGAGGGAAGCGAGTCCGGACTCGTCGGTGCGGCCGAACTGGCCATCATTCATCTGCTGAGTCAGCCAACATTGAACGTTCGATTCTCCATGCCGGTCATCGAATAA
- a CDS encoding M81 family metallopeptidase — protein MNASPLQPRIGIGGMSIEASNFSPHRSGFEAFNFTKDGVLLSRYTALTPGHENHDSAVADVAIWVPLVHARSLPGGMVQPQVYEALKAELIEMIHAQGPFDGFFLDIHGAMTVVGYQDAEADLTSAVREALDEESTRAGTPRTLISATMDLHGNVSADLVQYCDLITCYRMAPHEDEQDTKTRAMTNLIKRLVEGTGAPAKAYVRIPVLLPGEKTSTRLEPAKGIYEAILPIEASAGIVDASIWVGYAWADEPRCYASVVVTGDNAELAATKATELATSYWDARDDFEFVAPAADLDTCLNAALASDAKRPYVLSDSGDNPTAGGSGDVTWTLTQLVNDPRFGEGGQRTVVASVFDKDAVAACFAAGLGAKIEVSAGALVDHVHSGPIVLRGTVLHLTEGDATSGRVAVVRVGSIEAIITERRKPYHQIADFVAAGLTVTDADIVVVKIGYLEPELFELAADWMLALTPGGVDQDLARLGHKNIERPMFPFDTGMPAPDLTARIFASIPVGA, from the coding sequence ATGAACGCATCACCCCTCCAGCCACGTATCGGCATTGGCGGCATGTCCATCGAAGCGTCCAACTTCTCCCCGCACCGATCGGGTTTTGAAGCATTCAACTTCACTAAGGACGGCGTGCTGCTTTCGCGTTACACGGCGCTAACCCCCGGTCATGAGAACCACGATTCGGCTGTGGCCGACGTGGCGATCTGGGTTCCGCTGGTGCACGCGCGCTCGCTGCCTGGCGGCATGGTGCAACCGCAGGTCTATGAGGCGCTGAAAGCCGAATTGATAGAGATGATCCACGCACAGGGCCCGTTCGACGGTTTCTTCTTGGACATCCACGGCGCCATGACGGTGGTCGGGTACCAGGACGCCGAAGCGGACCTGACCAGTGCCGTTCGCGAGGCCCTAGATGAGGAAAGTACCAGAGCCGGAACTCCTCGCACGCTAATTTCAGCCACCATGGACCTACACGGTAACGTCTCAGCTGATTTGGTTCAATATTGTGATTTGATCACCTGCTACAGAATGGCACCCCACGAGGATGAGCAAGACACTAAGACCCGTGCGATGACGAATCTGATCAAACGGTTGGTTGAGGGAACCGGTGCCCCTGCCAAAGCCTACGTACGCATCCCAGTGCTGCTGCCCGGAGAAAAGACTTCCACCCGGCTGGAACCGGCTAAGGGAATCTATGAAGCAATTCTGCCGATTGAAGCCTCCGCGGGTATCGTCGATGCCTCGATCTGGGTAGGCTACGCGTGGGCAGATGAACCGCGTTGCTACGCCTCCGTGGTGGTTACTGGAGATAACGCAGAACTCGCAGCAACTAAGGCTACCGAGCTAGCCACCAGCTACTGGGATGCCCGTGACGACTTCGAATTCGTAGCTCCTGCTGCAGATTTGGACACGTGCCTGAACGCAGCACTGGCCTCGGATGCAAAACGCCCCTACGTGCTCTCAGATTCGGGCGATAACCCGACAGCTGGCGGGTCGGGAGATGTGACTTGGACGCTGACTCAACTGGTCAATGACCCGCGTTTTGGCGAAGGTGGCCAACGTACCGTGGTGGCATCCGTCTTTGATAAAGATGCCGTCGCGGCTTGCTTCGCTGCCGGTTTGGGCGCGAAGATCGAGGTTTCTGCCGGCGCGCTGGTTGACCACGTGCATTCGGGCCCCATAGTGCTTCGCGGCACCGTGCTCCATCTGACCGAAGGGGATGCCACTTCCGGCCGTGTCGCCGTCGTTAGGGTTGGATCAATCGAGGCCATCATCACCGAACGCCGCAAGCCGTACCACCAGATCGCCGACTTCGTCGCCGCCGGGCTCACCGTCACGGATGCGGACATTGTCGTGGTTAAGATTGGCTATCTTGAGCCCGAGCTCTTCGAGTTGGCAGCTGACTGGATGCTGGCGCTGACTCCTGGTGGAGTGGACCAAGATTTGGCTCGCCTCGGACACAAGAACATTGAACGTCCAATGTTCCCGTTCGACACCGGCATGCCTGCCCCGGATCTTACCGCCAGGATCTTTGCCTCCATCCCTGTCGGCGCATAG
- a CDS encoding MerR family transcriptional regulator, whose amino-acid sequence MVSEQPRTRGVYAISVAAEIVGMGQQNLRLYERNGLVEPGRTDGGTRRYSENDLTTLRRIAELLALGLNLSGIRLVLALEIENTALKTELSHRARRPT is encoded by the coding sequence ATGGTGAGCGAACAGCCACGAACCCGCGGGGTGTATGCCATCTCCGTGGCAGCGGAAATCGTAGGAATGGGACAGCAGAACCTTAGGCTCTACGAACGCAACGGTCTCGTTGAACCTGGACGCACCGATGGAGGAACGCGCCGATACAGTGAAAATGACTTGACCACGCTGCGCAGAATAGCCGAGCTGCTCGCTCTGGGACTGAATCTTTCCGGGATCCGTCTGGTTTTGGCTCTTGAAATCGAAAACACGGCTCTGAAAACAGAACTTTCTCACCGCGCCCGAAGACCAACATAA
- a CDS encoding ATP-binding cassette domain-containing protein produces MTSSDYALRGRNLSFNFDGAPVLQNVDVDLRWGTVTAIAGPNGAGKSTLIEILAGVRRAVAGTVVRAAEVALVVQTVSAPDALPLTVQEVVLMGTWGATADASVKIDARERRIRVAQALDRVQLADLAAAPFGNLSGGQRQRVLLAQGIARRARIFLLDEPAAGLDAQSRERTRAILAAEASRGAAVACVSHDEDSIADATSVIRLEGGFRVG; encoded by the coding sequence ATGACTTCTTCTGACTATGCCCTGCGTGGGCGAAACTTGTCCTTCAATTTTGATGGTGCTCCCGTGCTTCAGAATGTCGATGTTGACTTGCGATGGGGGACAGTGACCGCCATCGCCGGACCCAACGGAGCTGGCAAGTCGACGCTCATCGAGATTCTTGCCGGTGTTCGACGGGCCGTGGCGGGCACAGTGGTGCGGGCTGCCGAGGTGGCGCTGGTGGTTCAGACGGTGTCCGCCCCGGATGCGCTGCCCCTCACCGTTCAAGAGGTGGTGCTGATGGGGACCTGGGGCGCGACAGCGGATGCTTCCGTGAAAATTGATGCCAGGGAGCGACGAATCCGTGTCGCCCAAGCGCTGGACCGTGTTCAGCTCGCCGACCTGGCGGCGGCGCCCTTTGGTAATCTCTCCGGTGGCCAGCGCCAACGCGTCCTGCTAGCGCAAGGCATTGCCCGCAGGGCGCGCATCTTCCTCCTTGATGAACCTGCGGCGGGACTCGATGCGCAAAGTCGTGAACGCACTCGCGCCATCCTTGCTGCCGAAGCGAGTCGAGGCGCAGCGGTCGCCTGCGTCAGTCATGACGAGGATTCCATTGCTGACGCCACGTCCGTGATTCGGTTGGAGGGCGGATTTAGAGTCGGCTAG
- a CDS encoding Hsp20/alpha crystallin family protein, with protein sequence MLMRTDPFRELDRIAQQVLGTTNRPAAMPMDAWRNGDTFEVEFDLPGVSPDSINLDVERNVVTVRAERTDLDGTVEMLAAERPRGVFSRQLVLGENLDTENIEANYDSGVLSLRIPVAEKAKPRKISINTKDKKRQAINA encoded by the coding sequence ATGTTGATGCGTACAGATCCGTTCCGTGAACTTGACCGGATCGCCCAACAGGTGCTGGGGACGACTAACCGGCCCGCGGCCATGCCCATGGATGCATGGCGAAATGGGGACACCTTTGAAGTCGAGTTTGACCTACCAGGCGTTAGCCCAGACTCCATCAACCTAGATGTGGAACGCAATGTCGTCACCGTCAGGGCAGAACGAACAGATCTGGATGGGACGGTGGAAATGCTCGCTGCAGAGCGACCGCGTGGAGTGTTCAGCCGGCAACTCGTTCTAGGTGAGAACTTGGACACGGAGAATATCGAAGCGAACTATGACAGCGGTGTGCTGAGCCTGCGGATCCCGGTGGCTGAGAAGGCCAAGCCACGTAAAATCTCTATCAACACTAAAGATAAGAAGCGCCAAGCGATCAACGCCTAA
- a CDS encoding copper homeostasis protein CutC — translation MAKLEIAVQDAAGAKIAMENGVDRVELCTALSMGGLTPSLGTIEQVLAVGIDVHVLIRPRSGGYVYTPAEVELMVADITHAARAGVAGIVIGALTEGDKALDLPVLAVLSKAAHLVNPDIEITVHRCVDVLLANDIPVHELVAQLRELGAARILTSGGTSSSLAGAEVLRMLQVESAGSPEIQAGGGVKIEDIPALAGLDAIHLSARTRTVRGSSGPGGGESAFDVTCPNLVIAAASAIEEHSMASRNRVRFPEQLTSGEPFDAAGYLPCSVRLR, via the coding sequence ATGGCTAAGCTTGAGATTGCGGTCCAGGACGCAGCAGGTGCGAAGATCGCGATGGAAAACGGCGTGGACCGCGTCGAATTGTGTACGGCTTTGAGTATGGGCGGATTGACGCCGTCATTGGGTACCATCGAGCAAGTGCTGGCGGTCGGCATCGACGTCCACGTACTGATTCGTCCCCGAAGTGGAGGCTATGTATATACGCCTGCTGAAGTCGAGCTCATGGTCGCAGACATTACTCATGCTGCCCGTGCCGGCGTTGCCGGGATCGTCATCGGCGCTCTTACCGAGGGTGATAAAGCACTGGACTTGCCGGTGCTGGCGGTCTTGAGCAAGGCAGCGCATCTAGTTAATCCAGACATAGAAATCACAGTCCACCGATGCGTGGATGTGCTGCTGGCAAACGATATCCCGGTACACGAGCTCGTCGCCCAACTGCGAGAGCTTGGTGCTGCGCGAATCCTCACTTCTGGCGGCACATCATCCTCACTGGCAGGAGCAGAGGTCCTTCGCATGCTGCAGGTGGAATCTGCCGGTAGCCCAGAGATTCAAGCTGGCGGCGGCGTGAAAATTGAGGACATTCCGGCGCTGGCCGGATTGGACGCCATTCACCTGTCTGCACGTACACGAACCGTGCGGGGTTCCAGCGGACCCGGTGGTGGAGAATCAGCATTTGATGTCACTTGCCCTAATCTTGTAATCGCAGCGGCTTCGGCCATCGAGGAACATTCCATGGCCTCGCGCAACAGGGTGAGGTTTCCTGAACAGTTGACCAGCGGTGAGCCGTTCGATGCAGCAGGGTATCTCCCCTGCAGTGTTCGCCTTCGGTAG
- a CDS encoding ABC transporter, which produces MPASQPGTVESTPQKHGAIAGATEVAEPQFHLVAVDSVGQASMLDLLGGTDTQLGSVAPPLHVTSDGRFVFAASANGVQIIDSGVWTWNHGDHSHYYRAEPTMVGTVSGEGAATVATGLLSTAGTTGLFFPSSGSAVLLDNAALSNGTITESLRLDVAPHSGIIAALGEGAVVTEADANGNTARLRAIDAGGRELTTAECPAAAGTITTRVGLVIGCADGAVIATSDGTKPALEHVPYPAEATAPATSFAGRKGRPTVAGLGKDAGVWLLNTRDVSWSWLPTATPVLAAAAVDDEAGHVVVVGSDGTVQVYDGRSNKPISSTAPLMPATLAEPELLGKVDLTVDGERAYVSAPAEGLVFEIAYADGARIARTLTLPTQPVHLVETGR; this is translated from the coding sequence GTGCCTGCCTCACAACCTGGCACGGTGGAATCTACCCCGCAAAAACACGGCGCGATCGCCGGCGCCACAGAGGTTGCTGAGCCACAGTTTCATCTTGTGGCCGTCGACTCCGTAGGCCAGGCTTCCATGCTCGATCTCCTCGGCGGCACAGATACTCAGCTGGGGTCCGTGGCACCCCCACTTCATGTCACCAGTGATGGGCGCTTTGTTTTTGCGGCAAGTGCCAACGGTGTGCAGATCATCGACAGTGGTGTGTGGACCTGGAACCACGGAGACCACTCCCACTATTATCGCGCCGAACCCACCATGGTCGGCACCGTTTCCGGGGAGGGTGCGGCGACTGTCGCCACGGGGCTACTCTCCACCGCCGGCACCACTGGCTTGTTTTTTCCGTCGTCCGGTTCCGCAGTCCTCCTTGACAATGCCGCGCTTTCAAACGGAACCATTACCGAGTCTCTCCGCCTGGACGTTGCCCCGCACTCCGGTATCATCGCTGCACTGGGTGAGGGCGCAGTAGTCACCGAGGCCGACGCAAATGGCAACACCGCCCGCCTGCGCGCCATTGATGCCGGAGGCAGGGAACTGACGACGGCGGAGTGCCCCGCCGCTGCGGGCACCATCACCACCCGCGTGGGTCTCGTGATCGGCTGCGCCGACGGTGCGGTGATCGCCACCAGCGATGGGACCAAGCCGGCGCTCGAACACGTTCCCTATCCGGCAGAGGCGACTGCCCCGGCAACGTCTTTCGCCGGACGAAAGGGCCGTCCCACCGTGGCCGGCCTCGGGAAAGATGCCGGCGTGTGGCTGCTCAATACCCGCGACGTCTCGTGGAGCTGGCTTCCCACCGCCACACCCGTGCTCGCCGCTGCCGCGGTGGACGACGAAGCCGGGCACGTCGTCGTCGTTGGCAGCGACGGCACAGTCCAGGTGTATGACGGCAGGAGCAACAAACCCATCTCCTCCACCGCGCCGCTGATGCCAGCCACCCTGGCAGAACCGGAACTGCTCGGGAAGGTAGACCTCACTGTTGACGGCGAGCGCGCCTACGTCAGCGCCCCAGCAGAAGGCTTGGTGTTTGAGATTGCCTACGCCGATGGTGCCCGCATTGCCCGGACCCTCACCTTGCCCACACAGCCAGTGCATCTCGTGGAAACCGGCCGATGA
- the aztD gene encoding zinc metallochaperone AztD: protein MVHTRKARIGVTAVLAGIALLATACGNASGTAGSNAAASGGSDNAHGRIAVSSAGSISILDGTSLELVTTIDSEEFTRLNAAGDGRHVFVTTKAGFQLLDMAKPKLTDLVVEATAPGHVVRHAGNTVLFDDGTGTTTILNTDELAQASGALPQTRTYTADSAHHGVSIVLADGTLLTTVGDETSRSGAVALEAHEDHWHSFAESKQCPGIHGEGTAADEAVIFGCEDGALMYHQRRFHKFTAPDKYGRMGNAYVSETSPVVVGDYKNDPDAEGYLLNSVALIDTEKKSYNVVQLPSNVNYTFRDVARGPGDLAYILSTDGSIHVLDPNDGKIVNTFPVIAGWDGPVEWQDAHPAITVNGNTAYVTEPAANTVHAVDLITGKVKASKKMDVVPNEVAVSVGAH from the coding sequence ATGGTCCACACAAGAAAAGCCCGCATCGGCGTCACCGCCGTTCTCGCAGGAATCGCGCTTCTGGCCACTGCCTGCGGCAACGCATCCGGCACAGCCGGATCAAATGCCGCGGCGTCCGGCGGTTCCGATAACGCCCACGGCCGTATTGCCGTCTCTTCTGCGGGCAGCATCAGCATCCTGGACGGCACCAGCCTGGAGCTCGTGACAACTATTGATTCCGAGGAGTTCACCAGACTCAACGCAGCCGGCGACGGCCGGCACGTCTTCGTCACCACGAAGGCCGGCTTCCAGCTGCTCGACATGGCCAAACCCAAGCTCACCGACCTGGTGGTCGAAGCAACCGCGCCAGGCCATGTAGTCCGGCATGCCGGCAATACGGTCCTCTTCGACGACGGAACCGGCACCACGACCATCCTGAATACCGACGAGCTGGCACAAGCCAGCGGTGCATTGCCGCAGACGCGGACGTACACGGCCGATTCGGCCCACCATGGCGTGTCGATCGTGCTGGCGGACGGGACACTGCTCACCACAGTCGGCGATGAGACCTCACGCTCCGGAGCCGTTGCGCTGGAGGCCCACGAGGACCATTGGCATTCCTTCGCGGAGAGCAAACAATGCCCCGGGATCCACGGCGAGGGAACTGCCGCTGATGAAGCCGTGATCTTCGGTTGCGAGGACGGCGCACTGATGTACCACCAGCGCAGGTTCCACAAGTTCACCGCACCGGACAAATACGGCCGGATGGGGAACGCCTATGTCTCGGAAACCAGCCCCGTTGTAGTTGGCGACTACAAGAATGATCCCGACGCCGAAGGGTACCTGCTCAACTCCGTGGCCCTGATCGACACCGAGAAGAAAAGCTACAACGTGGTGCAACTTCCCAGCAATGTCAATTACACGTTTCGAGACGTTGCCCGGGGCCCCGGGGACCTGGCCTACATCCTTTCCACGGACGGATCCATCCACGTCCTTGACCCGAACGATGGAAAGATCGTCAATACTTTCCCTGTGATCGCTGGGTGGGACGGCCCCGTCGAGTGGCAGGATGCCCACCCCGCAATCACCGTCAATGGCAACACCGCTTATGTCACTGAACCCGCGGCGAACACCGTTCACGCCGTGGACCTCATCACCGGAAAGGTCAAGGCCTCCAAAAAAATGGACGTTGTCCCCAACGAAGTTGCCGTCAGCGTCGGAGCTCACTAG